A window of Desulforegulaceae bacterium contains these coding sequences:
- a CDS encoding MerR family transcriptional regulator, with protein sequence MKKESPDLKGYLKMKDLKEKTGLPSSTINYYLRNELLPKPVKTGKNMAWYHPSTVSRINLIKKLKEKNRLKISEIKEIVKSRKKQDDLYVMETLHEFVFGTISENLYDRESFLKLTSLKKEELEFLIEQELLIPAANEMFDETDLFAASAFLRLKEFGIEPLELVFYAKAAKVVAKNEMLLRKKITKHISMEKNAEITLELTDIARKFRTYIFERAFHQKVLGNKKPKPKK encoded by the coding sequence TTGAAAAAAGAAAGCCCAGATTTAAAAGGTTATCTTAAAATGAAAGATCTTAAAGAAAAAACAGGTCTTCCATCTTCCACAATAAACTACTATTTGAGAAATGAGCTTTTGCCAAAACCTGTGAAAACAGGGAAAAATATGGCCTGGTATCATCCTTCCACTGTTTCAAGAATAAATCTGATTAAAAAACTAAAAGAAAAAAACAGGCTTAAAATTTCTGAAATCAAGGAAATTGTTAAAAGCAGAAAAAAACAGGATGACCTCTATGTTATGGAGACTTTGCATGAGTTTGTCTTTGGAACAATTTCTGAAAATTTATATGATAGAGAAAGTTTTTTAAAACTTACCTCCCTTAAAAAAGAAGAACTTGAGTTTTTAATTGAACAAGAGCTTTTAATTCCTGCTGCAAATGAAATGTTTGATGAAACAGATCTTTTCGCTGCCAGTGCGTTTTTAAGGCTTAAGGAATTTGGGATTGAGCCTTTAGAGCTTGTTTTTTATGCAAAAGCAGCAAAAGTTGTTGCAAAAAATGAAATGCTTTTGAGAAAAAAAATTACCAAACATATATCAATGGAAAAAAATGCGGAAATCACCCTTGAGCTTACTGACATTGCCAGAAAATTCAGGACATATATTTTTGAAAGGGCATTCCATCAAAAAGTTCTTGGAAATAAAAAACCTAAACCTAAAAAATGA
- a CDS encoding flavodoxin family protein, which yields MKILFVNGSPTKKKGMTDIAVDLLIKGAESAGAQAEKIYLADKKINYCTGCFSCWVKTPGICMFKDDMPELLEKIKKADILVLGTPLYVDGMTAQTKTFVDRIIPLVEPEFELVDGHYRHAKRLDSVPDIALLSVCGFYELDNFDGLVDHVKRISKNFRSNYLGAVLKPFSYSLAMDELVPDHVKEIKDALIKAGAELAEKKKFDSKTLEKIASQPFKSEDALNGANMFWDACRKKKEFLYHK from the coding sequence ATGAAAATTCTTTTTGTAAACGGAAGCCCTACCAAAAAAAAGGGAATGACAGACATTGCTGTTGATCTTTTAATTAAGGGAGCTGAAAGTGCAGGGGCCCAGGCTGAAAAAATTTATCTTGCAGATAAAAAAATAAATTATTGCACAGGATGTTTTTCATGCTGGGTTAAAACTCCAGGTATCTGTATGTTTAAGGATGATATGCCTGAACTTCTTGAGAAAATTAAAAAGGCTGATATTCTTGTTTTGGGGACTCCTCTTTATGTAGATGGAATGACAGCCCAGACTAAAACCTTTGTAGACAGGATTATCCCTCTTGTGGAGCCTGAGTTTGAATTGGTTGACGGCCATTACAGGCACGCAAAACGACTTGACTCTGTGCCAGATATTGCTCTTTTAAGTGTTTGCGGTTTTTATGAGCTTGATAACTTTGACGGTCTTGTTGATCATGTAAAAAGAATTTCTAAAAATTTTCGTTCAAATTATCTGGGTGCAGTTTTAAAGCCGTTTTCATACTCACTTGCAATGGATGAACTTGTACCAGATCATGTTAAAGAAATAAAAGATGCCTTAATTAAGGCCGGAGCTGAACTGGCTGAAAAGAAAAAATTTGACAGCAAAACTCTTGAAAAAATTGCTTCCCAGCCTTTTAAGTCAGAAGACGCACTTAACGGAGCCAATATGTTTTGGGATGCTTGCAGGAAAAAGAAAGAATTTCTCTATCATAAGTAA
- a CDS encoding formylglycine-generating enzyme family protein, with protein sequence MPKLIAVLTILFIFFIEGQPQAFENSIGIRFKLIPAGEFYMGSPKKEKGHQRDEKLHKVYITKPFYIAETETTQQQWYNLMKNNPSSNTNKRPDCPVENVSWNDAIEFINKLNKSEGTNSYRLPTEAEWEYACRAGTNSAFFTGDRTSLDCSFDKALNSAGWYCGNSGMQNPYYNLKHKPVGLKKPNKFGLYDMHGNVMEWCLDSTKWKHLFTTDVMASLETYIDGIKDPLGKKGEKKILRGGSFVHSAEMARAAKRFFFGPKVKRNYIGFRIVRETR encoded by the coding sequence ATGCCTAAATTAATTGCAGTCCTAACAATCCTTTTTATCTTCTTCATTGAAGGCCAGCCCCAGGCCTTTGAAAACAGTATTGGAATTAGGTTCAAGCTCATTCCTGCCGGAGAATTTTATATGGGAAGTCCAAAAAAAGAAAAAGGGCACCAAAGGGATGAAAAACTTCATAAAGTATATATAACAAAGCCTTTTTACATAGCAGAAACTGAAACCACCCAGCAGCAATGGTACAATCTTATGAAAAACAACCCCTCTTCAAACACAAACAAACGACCTGATTGTCCTGTAGAAAACGTTTCATGGAATGATGCAATTGAATTTATCAATAAACTAAACAAAAGTGAAGGAACAAACAGCTATAGACTTCCTACTGAAGCTGAATGGGAATATGCATGCAGAGCAGGAACAAATTCAGCCTTTTTCACAGGGGATAGAACCTCTTTGGACTGCAGCTTTGACAAAGCTCTAAATTCAGCTGGATGGTATTGCGGCAACTCAGGGATGCAAAACCCATATTACAATTTAAAACATAAACCTGTTGGACTTAAAAAACCAAACAAATTCGGGCTTTATGATATGCACGGAAATGTAATGGAATGGTGCCTTGACTCAACAAAATGGAAACATTTATTTACAACAGATGTAATGGCCTCACTTGAAACCTATATTGATGGAATAAAAGATCCTCTTGGCAAAAAAGGTGAGAAAAAAATACTCAGAGGCGGGTCTTTTGTACATAGTGCTGAAATGGCAAGGGCCGCAAAAAGATTTTTTTTCGGGCCCAAGGTAAAAAGAAATTATATTGGGTTCAGGATTGTAAGAGAAACAAGATAG
- a CDS encoding LysM peptidoglycan-binding domain-containing protein, producing the protein MGDNNRFDPRIEENYYGEESVSVKKSIKNLKEDDRMKKILKRADFPFFLLGGFVLILLIFILVKLPGENNLGSGSSIPKGDSVKELKQTLADIKSEVIEIRYNFSSSASSPKDELSSFLNEIDRKIDQRFFVIEKKIDDLKDLVEKNKTVLNIPSPKESSVKDKKPLSLKKDESSIKVENVKKVYHSVKKGDTLYGISRKYKVSVEEIKKINKMKNNSIQPGDKLLIKN; encoded by the coding sequence ATGGGTGACAATAACAGGTTTGATCCCCGGATTGAAGAAAACTATTATGGTGAAGAATCAGTGTCTGTAAAAAAAAGCATCAAAAATTTAAAGGAAGATGATAGGATGAAAAAAATTTTAAAAAGAGCAGACTTTCCATTTTTTCTGCTTGGCGGTTTTGTTTTGATTTTGCTTATTTTTATTCTTGTGAAATTGCCCGGTGAAAACAATCTAGGCAGTGGCAGCTCTATTCCTAAAGGGGACAGTGTAAAAGAACTTAAACAAACTCTTGCGGATATAAAAAGTGAAGTTATTGAAATAAGATATAATTTTTCAAGTTCTGCTTCATCGCCAAAAGACGAGCTTTCAAGTTTTTTAAATGAAATTGACAGAAAAATTGATCAAAGATTTTTTGTAATTGAAAAAAAGATTGACGATCTAAAAGATTTGGTGGAAAAAAACAAAACAGTTTTAAATATCCCATCTCCAAAAGAATCTTCAGTTAAAGACAAAAAGCCTCTTTCTTTAAAAAAAGATGAAAGTTCTATAAAAGTGGAGAATGTAAAAAAAGTTTACCACTCTGTAAAAAAAGGTGATACCTTGTACGGTATTTCACGAAAATACAAAGTAAGTGTTGAGGAAATAAAAAAAATAAATAAGATGAAAAACAATTCTATCCAGCCAGGAGACAAGTTGCTTATTAAAAATTAA
- a CDS encoding metallophosphoesterase family protein, producing the protein MTDKIAILSDIHGNYDALKAVFEDMEIQNVSEAVSLGDNIGYGPEPNQVISSLKLRSIPSVLGNHELGILKPEIKKWFNPLSREALDITENILTKNSVEEISEYPQNLVKNNILFVHGAPPDKVLRYIFEFSPSGLKKLFSNYPEHLCFIGHTHKLGIICLENNNIIKSQIKKFTVLDRNKRYIINSGSIGQPRDGDKKAKYLILNKKKMEIELRSVEYDRKTVKKKIIQLRFPHVFADML; encoded by the coding sequence TTGACTGATAAAATAGCGATACTATCAGACATCCATGGAAATTATGATGCTTTAAAAGCTGTGTTTGAAGATATGGAAATACAAAACGTATCTGAAGCTGTGAGTCTTGGGGACAATATTGGCTATGGCCCTGAACCAAATCAGGTAATAAGTTCACTTAAATTAAGATCAATTCCTTCGGTTCTTGGAAACCACGAACTTGGGATTTTAAAACCTGAAATAAAAAAATGGTTCAATCCTCTATCTCGGGAAGCTCTTGATATTACAGAAAATATTCTAACTAAAAACTCAGTTGAAGAAATTTCAGAATACCCTCAAAACCTTGTAAAAAACAATATTCTTTTTGTCCACGGTGCTCCTCCGGATAAAGTTTTAAGATATATCTTTGAATTTTCGCCTTCCGGTTTAAAAAAACTTTTCTCCAACTATCCCGAACATCTTTGTTTTATAGGACACACCCACAAACTTGGAATCATATGCCTGGAAAACAACAATATAATCAAATCGCAGATTAAAAAGTTTACAGTTCTAGATAGAAATAAAAGATATATAATAAATTCAGGAAGCATAGGCCAGCCAAGGGATGGAGATAAAAAAGCCAAATATTTAATACTCAACAAAAAAAAAATGGAAATTGAGCTGAGATCTGTTGAATATGATAGAAAAACTGTAAAGAAAAAAATAATTCAACTGAGATTTCCCCATGTTTTCGCCGATATGCTCTAA
- a CDS encoding poly(R)-hydroxyalkanoic acid synthase subunit PhaE: MFESWVNLSEQFFDDLSKTWNKGELNSFNHEEFEKSMEQVNSTWVLAIKSWESFLGSLKNPDETFLSEKSMEERRKALEAIMNSMSETFKIFQEKSKEQFEGLKNNFTAFDFTKIDKGLFKKWESFYEKELSRILGMPQVGLGREYNEKIATALDKFNLFNSAVIEFLYFLYLPMEKTFIFMQKDLEKMMAEGKLPENSEEYYNIWLKKLEANYMSMFHSSEYVSVMAKTLENMAQFKSARDAVLEDFLSTLPIPTKSELDELYKEISELKRTVKKLEKKAKNN, translated from the coding sequence ATGTTTGAAAGCTGGGTTAATCTTTCAGAGCAGTTTTTTGATGATTTGTCTAAGACCTGGAATAAAGGAGAGCTTAATTCCTTTAATCATGAAGAATTTGAAAAATCAATGGAACAGGTTAACTCCACGTGGGTTTTGGCGATTAAATCCTGGGAGTCTTTTTTAGGTTCACTAAAAAATCCTGATGAAACTTTTTTGTCAGAAAAGTCAATGGAAGAAAGGCGAAAAGCCTTGGAGGCCATAATGAATTCAATGTCAGAAACTTTTAAGATTTTTCAGGAAAAAAGCAAAGAGCAGTTCGAGGGTTTAAAAAATAATTTCACAGCTTTTGATTTTACTAAAATTGATAAAGGGCTTTTTAAAAAATGGGAAAGCTTTTATGAAAAAGAACTTTCAAGAATTCTTGGAATGCCCCAGGTTGGCTTAGGAAGAGAATATAATGAAAAAATTGCAACAGCATTAGACAAGTTTAATCTGTTTAACTCAGCTGTTATTGAGTTTCTTTATTTTCTTTATCTTCCCATGGAAAAAACTTTTATATTCATGCAAAAAGATCTGGAAAAAATGATGGCAGAGGGGAAACTCCCTGAAAATTCCGAGGAATATTATAATATCTGGCTTAAAAAGCTTGAAGCTAATTATATGTCAATGTTTCATTCCAGTGAGTATGTTTCTGTTATGGCTAAAACTCTTGAAAATATGGCTCAGTTCAAGTCAGCTCGTGATGCTGTGCTTGAAGATTTCCTTTCGACTTTACCTATTCCTACAAAATCAGAACTTGATGAATTGTACAAGGAAATCTCTGAGCTTAAAAGAACAGTAAAAAAGTTGGAAAAAAAAGCGAAAAACAATTAG